The Mycosarcoma maydis chromosome 6, whole genome shotgun sequence genomic sequence TTTTGATCACCTGCAAGGACTCGGTCATCACCTTCCGCAAGCTTATCAGCGTGCTCCAACTTCAGCTTCGTGCGTtgcagagcagctcggaTGTTCGCTATGCGCGGACTCTGCTCCTCATGCTGTATGGCAGCATGGCCGAAGTGAGCAATAGTTGGACCGAGATGGCGCCACTGGTCGAAGCAGTGCAACCCTACCTCACGCAAGCAGATCTCGAGAGCGGCTCGCCAGCATCTTCGGAGGCTGTCAATACTGGCACTTGTGCTTTGGTAGCTAACGAAAAGCCGACGCCAACATCCACGCGTTCAGGCACGTTGCTTCAAAAGAGcatcagcaacaacagcaacggcTCGACATCTGTGTTGCCAAGTATCGCAGAGGCGTCTACGCCGACCCGTGCCGGAAGTCGGCCGTACATAGCGCGAGGGCCTAGTCGACGCCGTCATGCTGGCTCTTTCAGCGCTCAGGATCTGGCCCAAGGTGCAGCGATGACGCCCAGTACCAGCAATCAGCCTCCTTTTAACCTCGAAGATCTACAGGCTGCGTCTGCCTACAACACGCCAGCGCGTGGTGCAAGAAACCGCCGTCAGGGGAGCATGGGcaacagcgcaagcagcgctgCCGCATTTGCCCACTCCGACACGTCCGACCGCAGCGCTGTGGTGGATGGGATCCAGTCAACTGCACCAAGCACACCTGGCGGCAGCGCTTCAACCACACCCGCGCTACGCAACACGTACGCTACACCAGGCGCAATGAGCACACCTGCCTCATCGAGACAGAAGCGTTCCGGCTCTAACgccagctcggcgatggAAACAGGTACCCCGCCGGCTACTGGTACAACCAAACGCGCATTGCCTGCTGCTATGACTTCGTCAGTAAACGCGGCAACAGCTGTCGTGCCCACAGCGGCGGGAAGCAGACTGCGAACTGCAGTGTCGGACCCCAAGATCACGATCGATGATCATCTTCTCGAGATGGTCGACAACATCACCAAGTTGTCGGCACGTGTCTggtcgctgctgttcgaACATCTCCGTTCGGCGGGTATCGACGATCCGTCTACAACTGCGTCTGAGCCTTCACCGGTCGAGGATCAGCCGGGCCTAGCATCAGATGAAGCGCAAGGACCTGAATCTGACGGCGAAAAGGATGTCACGCAAGACAAAATCGCTGCTGAtgcaagcgacgagcttgctcaaAAACTTCGCGAGTTGCGAGAGCTTGCACAGATTACCGACGACCTTACCTCGCAGCTGAGATCAACGTATTTACGAGCTCgtgaggaggagcagcgaGGGATTTCGATCAACGAAGATGTTGTGGCGGACTCGCAAACAGCTGTAGAGAGCGATGCATGGCCCAACTCGGAAGCGATCGAGGAACTCAGAGCCACGCCGGCGATCACAGCAACGTCGCCGGACAAAATCACACCAGCGACAGCCACAGAGCTCTTTGACGATTCGCACCAATTTGTGCGCGCGATCGTCAACACTTCGACGCTCATTAAGGCGATCAGCATCTCACACGAGTTTCCAAGGGATGTTAGGAGGTTGTTGGGTCAAGTGGCTCAGGCGTGTTCGAATTTGACGGTGTATTTGTTGTGGTTGAGTCCGAGTAACGTTGCGTAAGCACAGGACGGGACAGGGGAACAAGCTGGTAAGGAGAGAAGGGGTGACATCCACAACTTGGCTCTTGCAATCTGATGTGCTGTGTTGATCTCGGAATGGGACGATGAGCGTGTGCATACGTGTTCGAGATCAGATGGAGGAGAATTTTGTTCAGACCATGACGATGCCGTTACCGGAACCTACTTCGGCTGGATTGATGGCGGCGTTTCGGATCAATTGTTCGGCCAAGCGCttgacgtcgtcgtcgtcggtgtgGGCAGCGCGTTTCGCCATGGACCTAGCGTAAGCCTGGACGGGATCCAATTCGGCCTCGCCTGGTCTGGCGCCCATTCCGCCAGCGACAGGTTTGGTCCTCCAGTTGAACAGATAGAACCTCAAGAAGCCATCTCCTGGGCCGAACTTCTGTTGCTGCAGAAACAGCGCGTTGTCCATCACAGTGACGCAGTTGACCACGTCAAAGTCGTGATCGCGCGCGATAATCAGGAGCGTGTTAATGAGCAGGTTGAGAcgcgtcttgagcgcagTCTTGATGTGTGCAGGCTCGCTATCCCACGCAGCAACGCGCGCTTCGTCGGCAAGCTCGCAAGATGTCAGATTCGTCAGCGAGTTGCATTGCCATGCGGCCTTTCCGGCTGCCAGCGCCACAGCACGTtccgagcttggctgcgaAGTCGACGCTCGTCCGGTCTCGGCGTCACAAACACCGGACGAATCAGAATCGCAATCGCAATCGCCCTGGAACACCACGTCCGTCGCGTAGTAGAAGAGGTACGCTGCATTCAGACTCTGGTGCTTGTCGCTGTCCAAAATGCTCGAAGGCAGCGAGTAGAACGCGAACATATCCGTGATTCGACCCTCGCTATTTTCGACCACATACGTCCACGTCACTTGCCCCTTCCTGCCCCGACCACCTTGACATGCTTCACCACGTCCACTGAGTAGGATGTGTTCAACCTCGTGGTCGCTGAATCGAGGAGCCATGTCGAACCGTCGCATATATCGACGCATCAGCTTACCCACTTGTGCCACATCGCGCCGCTCCATTTCCCTCAACCCGGGCAGGTTGGTCTTTGCGGGCAGCTCAAAGCGCTTGACATGCGCTTCCATCGACATGTTGTGCGGGATCGCCGAAAATCCAATCTCGGCCAACTTCTTGGCATTGATCGTTCGATGATAGTACCTCGAGCACGACACTGGAGTGGGCAGAACAGAACCGACCGTATAGATGGCGTGGAAGACGCCCGTAAGATGACACTGTCTCGTCACTTCCTTGATGAGGACGGGAGCCAGACGTTTGGATCGAAGCTTCTTGTGGACGCACAAGAAGTTGATCTCGGTTGATTGGTACGATTTCTCGCGCACTCTGAGCTCATGTGGAATTCCGCTGATGAAAGCGACCAGCTTCTTGGTCGAAGCAACGCGCACTCCGATGTGCCACGTCTTTTGGTAGCCTGGGTGCTTGAGCACCCAATGCAGGAATTCGGGGCTGTAATCGAATCTGAACgtggcatcgtcgtcctcgacaTAGTTGGCGCTGAGCAAGTCGTAGACCTCCTTCAACTCGCCTTCGTTGTCAACGTCGATCATGACCCATTCAAAGTCGGCGGGCAACGGGTAAGGTTCCTGTCGAACTTGCTCGGGAGGTACACTGGCTTCTATGCTACCCTCTTGATCCGACTTGACCACTGGTGCGTCGGTGGGTTTCATCACGGGCTGTGTCTTCCAAAACTTGTGATCGGCAATCGCCTTTTGCGCCTTTTGCTTGGAATCTTGCGACTTGAGCATAGCATCGCGTTCCAGGTTCATCATGGCCATGACTTTAGCAAGGTTCGCTTTCGTGACCGCGTTGGCGGCAACCGAGCCGTGTTCGGCCTGTACGGCTCTTTGAACCTGGCTGACAACTTCGTCGCTGATCTTGCCTTCACGCGAAGAGCCAGATGCCAGAAGCTTGCCCTCTGAAGCGTCGGTTGGAGAACCGCCGAGACCCAGCTTTTTGCGCAGTTTGGCGGCGGCTTTGgactttttcttcttgcgctgcttTGCCGTCAGACCGTCGGCGCCGGTAATTGCAGCCgttccttcttcttcttcttcttcgtcgtcgttttcctggtcgtcatcatcatcttgtTCTTGCTCCTTTACGGGAGCGGTAGTTagagatggtgatggtggagcaatgctgctgctcgcagcTGCGGGCCGAGTGCTTGAGGACGAAGCCGATGCAGCAACGCTCGTATCCTGGCTCGTACCGGCGATACCTGACATGGTTGCGTTCGCAAGTCGAGGGAGCCCGAGCCCGTCTGAATTTGTGAATCTATGTCAAAGATTTTCTATGCACGGTCGTGACACGAATAGGTGAAAGTAGGCGAGAAGACCAATCTTGTCCGTGCGCTGTGGTGTCGGTCTGTTGTTCTGCTCCTCGGTCTGCGTGATCGGGAGCCTTGCGGCGTATGTGACTACTACGTACGTGCCTGTCTGCCTGCTCGTAGCTGGTCTCAgttacagtcacgagtgtcgctTGTGTTCGTGCTCTGTCACACAGCGTCGACTcccaagtcacagtcacgagtgttggaCCTTCCGAATCAAAGGCTGCCATTTGCACACCGAGTTCCGAGGTTTGAATTAACGTTAAGTTAAGCACGAACAGAAAACTGCGAAAATGCGAAATGTGCTTCTTGGgaacaatcgtgaatcacgaatcacgaatcgcgaatcgtgaatgttttATTTCTGGACGCTCACAGGGTTTGTTTTTGGTTTTTGGTTTTTGGTTTTTGGTTTTTGGTTTTTTGgttttttctttctttctgGATTTGGCTTACGGCCACGGCGCTTGGAGAGACACGACTTTTTGTAGGAAGAATGTtgcaagcgtcgaggctgagTTGAGAGCAGCTAGCTGATCTTGCTTCGCCATCGTCTGATTCCTTCAACCTCACCGAATCTCATCATCTATCTGCCTTTTGGTATTAGACACCGCACTGGAGATCAGACGGCCATGTCGATCGACAGCACTCTCTTGGAGGACGCAAGTTCGTCGCATAGAATTTACATTGGCGACTCGATCGGCTGTCTTCGTGTTGCTCAGTGCGACCCTCCGTCGGCGCTACCCAAAGATTATGCGGGTCCATCCGTGAAACCGCTGATCTTGCCCAACTTCAAGTCGCACTCTGACCATGCGGTTCAGCGCATTGCGTCTGGCGTTCTCGGCTCTGACGTTTATGTGGTCGCTCTTGCGCGCAAGAACGCTACGATCGATGTTGTCCACATTGCCAATCAATCCCTGCCATCTACCAGCACTGCTCCCGCTCCAGTGTCGGAGCTGCGCGCCAACATCATCTGCACCATTCAAGAGCCGCTTATGAAGGCTGGCATCCATCGCTTCGTCGGGCTTGCATTGTCGAAGCACGGAGTGTTCACTATCACTTCGTCAGGCGTCTTGCGCTATACTCCCATTGCCGTCACAGCCGACCACACGCCACCTGTCATCGAGGTCCGCGAAGCCAAGGTTCTCGATCATCTCCCATCACCATTACAGCACGCCAGCTTCTACCCTGCTTTCGACCCCACCCACTTTTGCTATGGCGGAGAAGACATCCCTCTCTCGCTATGGCACATCCCAACCGCTCTTTCCGAGCAACCCACCGACTCAGTAGCCGATATGAGTGTGGAATCATTCAAGACAGAAGACGTTTCGGAGCTTAACAGCAAGCAGAGGAAACGCAAGCGTCAGCTTGAGGCCAAATCCAAAGCACGCGAGCTGCTGTGGGGCGAAGTATGGCGGGCCAAAAACTTGGCCAATGATAACCTGTCTCTGCCGCGACGCGCCAACATCACATGCACCTGCATTCTGAATCTCAGAGACAGCACCGCACAAGATGGCGAGACAGGCGCCGTGGACGAAACGACGTTCATTGCTGTTGGCACCAAGGATGGGTTGGTGCGGGTCTTTCAGCCGGGTGCAGGCAGTCGCAGACACATTCGCGAGATGCGCGTGATAGCTACGGGACAAGGGGCGGTCAAGACGCTCTGTGCATCCTCTGCTGCGCTAGatggtcgacgaggaggattGCTGTTCGTTGGCGATACAGGGTGTAAAGTGTATGCTGTGGATTGGCAGTCGGGCAAAGTGGTGTACGGATACAAGGATGGTCAGGTCGGTGCAACACTTTGCATGGTTCTTCTACCTGGAAGCGTCAAGTGCAGCAACAACGAGCCAGAGGCACTAGTCACAGTATCGTCGGATAGCCTCGTCCGATTGCAATCGACGGTgcctgctgcgctcgcagTGCCCAAAGCCGGTGCGTCGGCGGAAAAGGGAGAGGTATTGTGGACAAAGATGATCGCACCATCGACAAGTCACAGTGTACATGCGACTCCCACCGCAGTGGTGTGGGATGGCGTTCTGCCGCCTGCACTGAACAAGCGCACAGTTAACAGTCGTGAGAACACGCcagaggacgacgacgacgagcaagacgaggtTTGGGCTAGCATGCAAGCTGTCGGGGAGAAACGTCACAACGGTCGCAACGCTCGCAAGAACGCGAAACCAAATGGCAATGTGCAAGACGATCATGTCGACAACGACGATacggaagaggaggacgacACGGACCAAGAGCATGGCGCTGATCCAGAGGCCCGATCAGCCCAGATCGAGGTAGGCAAGGAACAAGTGAAACGTCGCGCAACTCATCCAGCACAGCCCAAGAGGAGTCGCAACTAGCAGATTTGTCTCAGCATCCATGATTTgcattcacgcttcacaTTTCTCCATCCCATGACGTTGTGCAacattgtgattcacgattcacgattcaccatCGTTCACCGCGCAGACACAAGCTGAAGCTGTTTTGACAGAGACACACACAGCCGGAAAATGAGACCAGACGATTCACCCGAGACGCACGTTGAACGTCAACGCTGCGCTCGGatgtattcgtgattgccgtCGAACGACAGACGATCTAGAGCTGAGTTGTTGTCGGAGGGCTATTCctgccagctgcagcgcttTGGCTGGATCCACTTCTTGTTGACTTCTCCATCGACTCGAGTGCGTGTTTCAACCTGTTGCCGCTAGTCTGCCGTGAACCAGGGTGTTTTTTGGCCTCCTGCTCGTGCACCTTCTGCGGTCGCTCTGCATGCATCGCCTGCAAAACCTTTTCCAACCTCTCGATGCGGTCAGCTTTGACCTCCAAGAGCTCCACTGCTTCGAGCACGTGTTGGGCGAGGATCTTTCGCTTGGTCTGACTCATGGCTGGACTGATACTCTTCAACTCGTCGGCAAGTTCCGAGTACAGCATTCGTTGGTGCACGAATTCGTCCCAGTGTTCTTGAAGTATCACGTTGAGCGTTTGCATCTGCTCGGCATTGATGCTCCCTCGTTTCGAACCCGAGGGCGGGTCCAGTGTGTCGAGCAGGATTGTTTCTTCCAACTCCACCGCTTCACGACGTTGTTCCGCTTGCAGCAAgcgtgctcgtcgagacgcttTCCGTTTCTCCGATCGCATCTGCGAACAACATACGCTACAGAGACGTGACTCGTGCGTTTGCCGACTTGAGCAGTTCAgccgagctgcagccaGTTTGGCACGTGTTTCTGCAAGTTGCGAGATCTCGTTGTCCGAGAGCTCTTGCATCGTTTCCGCAGCTGGAGCAGGTGGCGGGGTGTtatgatgacgatgacgctGCCTTTGACGTTGCAACCGCAGATTCTCGCCAACAGCATCTATCGTTCGGTCGTACTCGTCCATTTCTTCTGCTACGTGGTGGGCAGGGCTAGATCGCATtggatggcgacgatggAAGTGATCGTCCATGTCCTGATCGATCGGATCGGTGCGAatctcgactcgatcagCGTGAGGCATAGTCGCATCAGATCTACGACCGGGAGTGCCGCCTCGACTAGTGTAGACGGGATCAGAAGCCGGATGTGCTTCTTCGTCATACTCGAAGCGCTGCTTACGCGCAGTGCTTGATCGAGCCATTTTCTTCCTGTGAACGGTCACAGGGGGAGTcaggcgctcgagcacaagACCGTTGAGACCTTCGACTTCGTCGGCGAGATTTAGCACTTGCAAACGCAAAGCCTCGATGGCTTCCCACGGATCACGTCCCGACGGGAAGATGTCTTGGTGCCTGTAGGCTGCACGGCGAGGTTTTGCATCAAATTGTTCTCGAACTTGTGTTTCGACCGTGTCAAAACCTGCGTTGCTGCGGTACTGCTCTTCCATAGCCATCCGCAGTTTGTCGAGTTCGGCGTATAGTCGATTGACAACTTCGACTTGGCTGCGATTCTCTTGCTGTTGAGCATCGTGCGTCTCTCGGAGCGGCCTTTCGGTTGCTCGTACCGGTGCTTCGGGCTGAGCCCCATTCTGTGCGTGGGCGGCAACTTCCGGTCGAGTTTCGCTCTGGCTCTGCGTTTTCTCATGTGACTGTTGCGTGCTGGAGACTGACAGCTTTTGCAGAATGCGCTGAATGAGCTGCTCCTCCGAGGCAGGCTGTGGAGCTCGTACATCCTTGAAGGCTGTTTGCATTTCGGACCGCAGTCCTTGCAAATCGTGACTCTGCTgttcttgcgcttgttcCAAATTGACGATCTTTTCTcctgctcgatcgagctcggtctGTATACCATCTACAAAACAGCGCAGGTTGATGAGCTCCTCGAGACGAGCGTCTTGATTGCCAACGGCACTGCCAAACGGTCTGTGCTTGATCGTATCGCGAGCTTTGACTGGCGAGCCCAAGGCAGATGTGAGACCAGTGACGTCGGGCAAGCGGACACCCCATGGTGAGGTGGTATCTTTACGAGTCGACGCTTTCTGGTGCGCAGGGTAGCCGTACGAGTCGAACTGTTCTGGGTTCAAGACCTTGGCTCCGTTTGGTGCGACTTGCGGTTCGACACGAGTGCGAGCGCTAGATGCTTGACTGCCTGGACCAAAGCCACTTCCTCCCGAGTTGGATGCGCTTCCATCGTCCATGTCCTCACCATTGCCGTCTGCATTCCTGCGCGTCGACTCGACGTCTTTCTGCAAGCGACGTGCTAAATCTTCGAAAGCGCTGATGGATTCATGGGACTGGCGTGTAGTGCGTGGCTGTGGATGCCTGTCTTGACGTTGTGCTTCTCGTGCATTGGTCCTGCCAGCGTGAAGAACGCCATCAATGGAAGGCGCCGGTGTTGGGCTGTCTGGGCTCTTGGAACGATCGCCAATGAGTGTACGCAGAGCAGGAGAGGTGAGCGTACGGGATGCTAGATGCTGTTGATAGTCGGCTGCGTTCAATCCAAATGGTTTGGCGATACGTGGCGAAGCAAACGGGCCTGAAGGATCGGGGCGTGGCCTTGGATTTTGTCTGGTGTCTCTGTGCACACGAGGCTCGCCATCGGTGTCGGTGTAGATGTCAAACTCGATGCGGTCGAGCGTGTCCGGTCCAAGCGTTGGACGTTGGCGGAGATTGGTGGTCATGGTCGCTGTATGACCGACTGGGGTAGCTGCAAAGTTGCGGTGGttgccggtgctgctgaaggTAGTCGTGCGGATGTTGATGGCGTCTGATTCGCCAGATTCGCTAGCCGAGTCGCCTTCTgactcgctctcgctttcCACGTGAGCCTGTCGAGGGGCTACACCCGCTCGCGTTTGATGCAATAAGGGACGTACCGTAGAGGTTGCTGCGATGGGCTGTCGAGAATACTTGCCAGGATGGTAGGGACTTTTGGACGGAGAAGATTCGTAGCGGTCGTGAGCAGCGTGATGGTTGAGAGAGCGCAGTCGCTCTTGGTACGATGTCTGAGAGGGAATCGTACTGCGCACGCCACGGCCAACGCCAGGGATCAAACTCTCGTCTGCATCATGCTGATAGAGACGTGCTTCTGAGGGCTTGAGCATGCTGGATGTTCGAGAAGGTCTGCTGATGACGGGATCAACGGTGAGTCTAGCGGATGGCTGGACATCGTCGCGCCCGATACGGTCGTACGTATCAAAAGTAGACGATACCGAGGTAAAGTCGGGGTTGTTCATGTTTGGGTTATGAGAAGGACCGCTGGGCTGAAGCAGGCGGGACTCTATGCTGACCCTGTTGAGTTCCTCTTGCGACTCGGGAATGTAAATGTCGTGAGAAAAGTTGGGATGCGGGGATGAAGCAGCCTGCCAACGATCAGCAGAGGCTCGCATGCGATGGGAATCGATGTCGGTGGACGGTTGGTGATAAGACGTGGATGCTAGTGGATAAGGGTGGGGATGACGAGCCCTGGACATGTCTCGCGATCCTTTCAAGATTGGATGCTCTGTGTATTTGAGAAAGTGTGAGCTATTGAAGTCAGAGCCAAGCCAGACGGCGTAGTGGTTGAGGCGGAGGATGAAAGATGAGGATGGAGGTGCACGTAGCAAGGTGATAGATGGCCGACAAGAAGAGCGATCCTCAAAGGTAGCCTtggcaagcgtgaaggaagaagagcagctATCAGCACACCGTCGAGAGTTGAGACGAGGACTTCGAGTTGAACTTGATTATTATGCctctcacgactcacgactcgtgactgtatcTGCGCTCGCTCTGTATTCAGTTGACCGCTGTCAGCGCTGCTTTTGTCCTCCTTCTCTGtctctcgctgctcgatgaaAAAATCGAACACTGCCGATCCAAATAAATTCATGTTATGGGCGCGTCGCGAACGGCTCACGCCTCACATCACGTGCCATTCCAACCAAATGAACGGGGCCAATAGTGAGCCTTCTTCGTACCTCTTTATCCCGTTTCCTTCATTCATGATATGTGTCTTGGTTAGAGCACCTGCGTGTCTACCAGCATCTCTCGTCTAAAACGACCCGCCAGCAGGTGGActgctcttccagctgTTAATCACGCTATAGAACCTGGCTTGCTTGAACGTACTGTATATTTGCTGTTCTggtcacagtcacagagtcgtTTTGGGAATtagtgaatcacgaatcacgaatttgtGTGCcttcaatcacgattcacgattcacgattcacgattcacgattcacgattcacgattcacgattcacgattcacgattcacgattcacgattcacgattcacgattcacgattcacgattcacgattcgaaCGGAATTAGAGGCACTCAGCCACTCAGGCAAAGGCTGTGCGCGAAAGCTGAGTCGAGCGTCTGTGCATCCAACCGAGAATTTAGTGGCAGTACCGGTAGGGAACGGCACAGTACATGTGgaggattcgtgattcgtgattcacgtttcCAGCCGTGACTGGACAGCTTCTGAGTATACAGCACAGTCCTGCACAGTAAAGTACTATAGAGTACAGGTCGGCAACGTGCACCTTCCTTATCATGGACAAGCATCAGTCTTGCTTTAGCTTTGATGCTACCAACAACCGCACCATGATACATGGTCAAATCTGATTTACCGAGTCACGGTCGATCGTGACCATTAACAACAAAAGCTTCCAATCAGGCGTTGACGCCTATCAAATTCCCAATGACTCACCAAAGTCATAGCAACAGAGAGGGCGATgctcttgcagctgcatcagAAGCTAGCACCCCTTCAACAAGCACACTGGAttctgcttctgcatcagcatcgataGATGTCAATGTTGGACCACAAGATCACTCTGCATCATCACAAGTACATACGCTGCTGTGGTCCAAGTCTAAAGTCTACGTCCATCCCTCGCCGTATGCCAAGCACAATGTACCTGGCTATCTCGCTCTCAGTAGGGCTGGCTCAGCCAAACCAGGGGCTAAGGTTCTTCTATCTTTTCTGCCCGAATGCTTGGTAGAGCAGCGTCAAGAGCTCGAAAAATTTGTGCGCATCGAGTACACTACCTCCGCCAAAGCAGGCGACGATACCCAGCTCGAACCACGCAACAGTCTAGACGCtgtcgaagaagacgaggacgatcAAGACTCGATGCTCATTGCCGAGCCTCCCACCTCATCTACCTATGCATTTTCGCTTCCGCTGTCCAGCATTTACAGCTTTGCCATCAAGACGCCCACCATCAGTTCGTGGTACGGAACTGTCACCATCAGTCAGGTCGGCGGCGTCGCCATGCCAACGCTCCACTTtcacgacgacgagagcaaaAGTACTGTTTTTTCAATGCACAGAGCCAAACAAACTGCCTCTGCCGACGCTGCCGCAGCTGCCTCAGTTTCCGCAAAAGACCATGCCGATGCCGGCTCCAGACTCTCCCTGCCACCAAGTCTCTCGTCGTGGTCGGCTGCATCCTCTCATCGCACCTCTCTCCGACCAACGTCACCCTCTCCCACCTGGGGAGGCGATGAGCTTGTGCAGCAACTTCGCAAGTACGCCAACGTACATCGCAGCGTGCTCGACCCCAACCTGTTCCTTGTCAATCCTTCACGCGTCGACCTTGAAACTCACAGTACGCCGCtctttgacgatgacgcCATCGACATGCCTAACTCGGACCCAGCCAATGCTGCCTGGAGTCACGATCTCTCGCATAACGCCTACTCCATGAGTCCACTGCATCAATCTCTGCCAGGCAACAGTACTCCGAGACGCAACAACGAACTCGCCATGGACAACCTGACCGTCTTTGCCAAAAGCGCACGCATGTCGGTCCTCTCCTCCTTTGCTAATTTCACACAAAAGGCCCGCCACGCATCGCATACTGTACTATCGCATCCGCTTGCCAAACCATACGTTCCACATCTTCCCGGTCCTGTGCAGTCCTTTGCTCAAGCTGGTCCCGTGCCACTCGGCCCAAACGAAGGCGAGTGGGAGTGGCGTACCTCGAGCATCGCTAACAAGAGCGGTACGGGCGAATACTACGACAGTGCCAGAGTGTATCTGGCTCGGTGGGCACGCCTCGTCGCTGAAGAGGGCGAGCGGAATCGACGCAAAGAACAACGTCTTGGTGCCGCGATTGACGACTCGCATACAGATACGTACACGACCCCGTCCAGCTCCTCCGGCAATCGCACCGAGCGAAGCGAGTTGGGTGCATTTGAGGTACTAGAGAAGATATACGACCTACCGAGGCCCACTTCGGAACGCGAGGCGCGGTCCGCAGACCTCAACGCTGACGGCGTACCAACACCCGCGGGTCTTGACGTGCAAGAATGGCGCTCCTTGTTCGACAACAAGACCGGTAGGCCCTTGCATCCGATTACCGAGATTCGCCATCGTGTTTTTGTCAATGGCCTCACGAATCAAGCCAGGAAGCATGCGTGGCCTTTTTTGCTTGACGCCACCCCGTTCGAAGCCACATCAGAATCACGAGCGATCATGTGGGAACAGCGCCAAGTCGAATATCACACTTACAAAGCGCGATGGCAGACCGACGAGCAATTGCTAGCTTCAGATGAGTTCCgcgagcaacagcatcgcgTACGCGTCGACTGTCTGCGAACAGATCGTACCCAACCACTGTTTGCGCGCGAACCGGGTTTCGCATCCGATCCTGATGCCGATCCGATGAAAGATCCCAATCCGCACACGGCGAGGCT encodes the following:
- a CDS encoding glycylpeptide N-tetradecanoyltransferase NMT1 (related to NMT1 - N-myristoyltransferase); translated protein: MSGIAGTSQDTSVAASASSSSTRPAAASSSIAPPSPSLTTAPVKEQEQDDDDDQENDDEEEEEEGTAAITGADGLTAKQRKKKKSKAAAKLRKKLGLGGSPTDASEGKLLASGSSREGKISDEVVSQVQRAVQAEHGSVAANAVTKANLAKVMAMMNLERDAMLKSQDSKQKAQKAIADHKFWKTQPVMKPTDAPVVKSDQEGSIEASVPPEQVRQEPYPLPADFEWVMIDVDNEGELKEVYDLLSANYVEDDDATFRFDYSPEFLHWVLKHPGYQKTWHIGVRVASTKKLVAFISGIPHELRVREKSYQSTEINFLCVHKKLRSKRLAPVLIKEVTRQCHLTGVFHAIYTVGSVLPTPVSCSRYYHRTINAKKLAEIGFSAIPHNMSMEAHVKRFELPAKTNLPGLREMERRDVAQVGKLMRRYMRRFDMAPRFSDHEVEHILLSGRGEACQGGRGRKGQVTWTYVVENSEGRITDMFAFYSLPSSILDSDKHQSLNAAYLFYYATDVVFQGDCDCDSDSSGVCDAETGRASTSQPSSERAVALAAGKAAWQCNSLTNLTSCELADEARVAAWDSEPAHIKTALKTRLNLLINTLLIIARDHDFDVVNCVTVMDNALFLQQQKFGPGDGFLRFYLFNWRTKPVAGGMGARPGEAELDPVQAYARSMAKRAAHTDDDDVKRLAEQLIRNAAINPAEVGSGNGIVMV
- a CDS encoding GTPase-activating protein GYP7 (related to GYP7 - GTPase-activating protein for Ypt7p), whose amino-acid sequence is MTHQSHSNREGDALAAASEASTPSTSTLDSASASASIDVNVGPQDHSASSQVHTLLWSKSKVYVHPSPYAKHNVPGYLALSRAGSAKPGAKVLLSFLPECLVEQRQELEKFVRIEYTTSAKAGDDTQLEPRNSLDAVEEDEDDQDSMLIAEPPTSSTYAFSLPLSSIYSFAIKTPTISSWYGTVTISQVGGVAMPTLHFHDDESKSTVFSMHRAKQTASADAAAAASVSAKDHADAGSRLSLPPSLSSWSAASSHRTSLRPTSPSPTWGGDELVQQLRKYANVHRSVLDPNLFLVNPSRVDLETHSTPLFDDDAIDMPNSDPANAAWSHDLSHNAYSMSPLHQSLPGNSTPRRNNELAMDNLTVFAKSARMSVLSSFANFTQKARHASHTVLSHPLAKPYVPHLPGPVQSFAQAGPVPLGPNEGEWEWRTSSIANKSGTGEYYDSARVYLARWARLVAEEGERNRRKEQRLGAAIDDSHTDTYTTPSSSSGNRTERSELGAFEVLEKIYDLPRPTSEREARSADLNADGVPTPAGLDVQEWRSLFDNKTGRPLHPITEIRHRVFVNGLTNQARKHAWPFLLDATPFEATSESRAIMWEQRQVEYHTYKARWQTDEQLLASDEFREQQHRVRVDCLRTDRTQPLFAREPGFASDPDADPMKDPNPHTARLGEILLTYGLWEAEQSLASNSTDAGGSSTTSGQGLLAGYVQGMSDLCSPLYIICEGDEVRTFWCFVGLMERTKSNFYRDQSGMKTQLVLLQKLISIMDPALYAHLEKTDSLNLFFCFRWLLVRFKREFTFDETLAIWEACWAAEPTSAPKQVISTTQKELAQEKKAEWGLSSSFHLFCALALLELHRDYLTRYLEHFDEILQYFNSLTGDFHANTTINKAEVLAKSFRQIVSHSVSSNSDKRTDGKTDVGKQSDRDPTRVLHILSEDELKYLL